One genomic region from Ornithinicoccus hortensis encodes:
- the groES gene encoding co-chaperone GroES: MSVSIKPLEDRIVVQAVEAEQTTASGLVIPDTAKEKPQEGEVLAVGPGRWNEDGDERIPLDIAVGDRVIYSKYGGTEVKYGGQELLILSARDVLAVVAN, translated from the coding sequence GTGTCGGTTTCTATCAAGCCGCTCGAAGACCGGATCGTCGTCCAGGCCGTCGAGGCCGAGCAGACCACCGCCTCCGGCCTGGTCATCCCGGACACCGCCAAGGAGAAGCCCCAGGAGGGCGAGGTCCTGGCGGTCGGCCCGGGCCGTTGGAACGAGGACGGCGACGAGCGCATCCCGCTCGACATCGCCGTCGGCGACCGCGTGATCTACAGCAAGTACGGCGGCACCGAGGTCAAGTACGGCGGCCAGGAGCTGCTGATCCTGTCCGCGCGCGACGTGCTGGCCGTCGTCGCCAACTGA
- the groL gene encoding chaperonin GroEL (60 kDa chaperone family; promotes refolding of misfolded polypeptides especially under stressful conditions; forms two stacked rings of heptamers to form a barrel-shaped 14mer; ends can be capped by GroES; misfolded proteins enter the barrel where they are refolded when GroES binds) — MAKQLQFNDDARKALERGVDALANAVKVTLGPKGRNVVLDKKWGAPTITNDGVTIAREVELEDPYENMGAQLAKEVATKTNDIAGDGTTTATVLAQALVKEGLRNVAAGAAPAALKRGIDAAVQALSDQLLTNARELEGRDEIAQVASLSAQDEVIGNLIADAFDKVGKDGVITVEESSTAVMDLEFTEGMQFDKGYLSPYFVTDTERMEAVLEDAYVLLHQGKISSVADLLPLLEKVVGESKPLFIIAEDVEGEALSTLVVNKMRGTFNAVAVKAPGFGDRRKAMLQDMATLTGGQVVAEEVGLKLDQVGLEVLGQARRIVATKDSTTIVDGAGAADEVQARVDQITAEIAATDSDWDREKLQERLAKLSGGVCVIQVGAHTEVELKEKKHRVEDAVSATRAAIEEGIVAGGGSALIHAATALDALTPEGDEAVGVALVRKAVQEPLRWIAENAGLEGYVATAKVAELPAGQGLNAATGEYVDLVAAGVLDPVKVTRSALRNAASIAAMVLTTETLVVDKPEDEEEAHSH; from the coding sequence ATGGCTAAGCAGTTGCAGTTCAACGACGACGCCCGCAAGGCGCTCGAGCGGGGCGTCGACGCCCTCGCCAACGCCGTCAAGGTGACCCTGGGCCCCAAGGGCCGCAACGTCGTCCTCGACAAGAAGTGGGGCGCCCCCACGATCACCAACGACGGCGTGACCATCGCCCGCGAGGTCGAGCTGGAGGACCCCTACGAGAACATGGGCGCCCAGCTGGCCAAGGAGGTGGCCACCAAGACCAACGACATCGCCGGTGACGGGACCACCACCGCGACCGTGCTCGCCCAGGCCCTGGTCAAGGAGGGCCTGCGCAACGTCGCCGCAGGCGCCGCCCCGGCCGCGCTGAAGCGGGGGATTGACGCCGCCGTCCAGGCGCTGTCCGACCAGCTCCTGACCAACGCCCGCGAGCTCGAGGGCCGCGACGAGATCGCCCAGGTCGCCAGCCTCTCCGCCCAGGACGAGGTCATCGGCAACCTGATCGCCGACGCCTTCGACAAGGTCGGCAAGGACGGCGTGATCACCGTCGAGGAGTCCTCGACCGCGGTCATGGACCTGGAGTTCACCGAGGGCATGCAGTTCGACAAGGGCTACCTCTCGCCGTACTTCGTCACCGACACCGAGCGCATGGAGGCCGTCCTCGAGGACGCCTACGTGCTGTTGCACCAGGGCAAGATCTCCTCGGTCGCGGACCTGCTGCCGCTGCTGGAGAAGGTCGTCGGCGAGAGCAAGCCGCTGTTCATCATCGCCGAGGACGTCGAGGGCGAGGCCCTGTCCACCCTGGTGGTGAACAAGATGCGCGGCACCTTCAACGCGGTGGCCGTCAAGGCCCCCGGGTTCGGCGACCGCCGCAAGGCGATGCTGCAGGACATGGCCACCCTCACCGGTGGCCAGGTCGTCGCCGAGGAGGTCGGCCTCAAGCTCGACCAGGTCGGCCTCGAGGTGCTGGGCCAGGCCCGGCGGATCGTCGCCACCAAGGACAGCACGACCATCGTCGACGGCGCCGGTGCGGCCGACGAGGTGCAGGCCCGGGTGGACCAGATCACCGCGGAGATCGCCGCCACCGACTCAGACTGGGACCGCGAGAAGCTGCAGGAGCGGCTGGCCAAGCTGTCCGGCGGCGTCTGCGTCATCCAGGTCGGTGCCCACACCGAGGTGGAGCTGAAGGAGAAGAAGCACCGCGTCGAGGACGCCGTCTCGGCGACCCGGGCGGCCATCGAGGAGGGCATCGTCGCCGGCGGTGGCTCGGCCCTGATCCACGCCGCCACGGCGCTGGACGCACTCACCCCGGAGGGCGACGAGGCGGTTGGTGTCGCGCTGGTCCGCAAGGCGGTCCAGGAGCCGCTGCGGTGGATCGCCGAGAACGCCGGGCTCGAGGGCTACGTGGCCACGGCCAAGGTGGCCGAGCTGCCCGCCGGGCAGGGCCTGAACGCGGCCACCGGCGAGTATGTCGACCTTGTCGCCGCAGGTGTGCTCGACCCGGTCAAGGTGACCCGCTCCGCCCTGCGCAACGCCGCGTCGATCGCCGCGATGGTGCTCACCACCGAGACGCTCGTCGTGGACAAGCCGGAGGACGAGGAGGAGGCGCACTCCCACTGA